A single Phragmites australis chromosome 4, lpPhrAust1.1, whole genome shotgun sequence DNA region contains:
- the LOC133914537 gene encoding probable cytokinin riboside 5'-monophosphate phosphoribohydrolase LOGL10 has translation MRQPSRFKRICVFCGSSTGKKTSYRDAAIELAKELVSRDIDLVYGGGSIGLMGLVSQAVYHGGRHVIGVIPKTLMTNEVTGETVGEVRPVADMHQRKAEMTRQSDAFIALPGGYGTLEELLEVITWAQLGIHRKPVGLLNVDGYYNSLLTFIDQAVEEGFINPSARRIIVSAPIAQELMDKLEEYVPYHDRVASGLKWEPRIIYDAGDDSGSSVSA, from the exons atgaggcaGCCGAGCAGGTTCAAGAGGATTTGCGTGTTCTGCGGCAGTAGCACCGGCAAGAAGACGAGCTACCGCGACGCCGCCATCGAGCTCGCCAAAGAGCTG GTGTCGAGGGACATTGACCTGGTGTACGGGGGAGGCAGCATAGGGCTCATGGGCCTCGTCTCCCAGGCCGTCTACCACGGCGGCAGGCACGTCATCGG GGTCATCCCCAAGACTCTCATGACCAACGAG GTAACTGGAGAGACAGTCGGGGAGGTGAGGCCGGTGGCGGACATGCACCAGAGGAAGGCAGAGATGACAAGGCAATCTGACGCCTTCATAGCCCTGCCCG GAGGATATGGAACTCTGGAGGAGCTGCTTGAAGTGATCACATGGGCACAATTAGGCATCCATCGTAAGCCg GTTGGCCTCCTGAATGTTGATGGCTACTACAACTCCCTGCTGACATTCATCGACCAGGCCGTGGAGGAAGGCTTCATCAACCCTAGCGCTCGCCGCATTATCGTCTCGGCTCCCATAGCACAGGAGCTCATGGACAAGCTCGAG gAGTACGTCCCTTACCATGACAGAGTTGCATCTGGGCTGAAATGGGAGCCGAGGATCATCTACGATGCAGGCGATGATTCAGGAAGCAGCGTTTCAGCATGA
- the LOC133914919 gene encoding NAC transcription factor 32-like, giving the protein MYPWMRLKDIESRLPPGFRFHPSDEELVCYYLRTKVASQSSQLIISPPPPATTTMVEVDLHTREPWELPEAAKLKDNEWYFFSFRDQKYAMGSRTNRATKHGYWKVTGKDKVIREPAGSGMMGRDGMVIGMRKTLVFYFGRAPNWRKSGWVMHEFRLIIGSLSTPPKEDWVLCRVFHKGKGVGDEQGSCNDCMITCSSNNIDPGSWPAALCSPPLQPEHLAGPSAAAPAADNLERQSLPISSLTINDQLQLLDSDQLMRQADAMLDSAVPLQAAADSCFGFPGVEQASTSTGELNSCYGGDCMRGMEMTLLQVGDCDDAVYYVWASS; this is encoded by the exons atgtatccatggatgaggcTGAAGGATATCGAGTCTAGGCTGCCCCCCGGGTTCAGGTTCCATCCCAGCGACGAGGAGCTGGTATGCTACTACCTGCGCACCAAGGTCGCAAGTCAGAGCTCGCAGCTGATcatctcgccgccgccgccggcgacgaccaccATGGTCGAGGTTGACCTCCATACACGCGAGCCCTGGGAGCTCCCCG aggCGGCCAAGCTCAAGGATAACGAGTGGTATTTCTTCAGTTTTCGTGATCAAAAATACGCGATGGGCTCACGCACGAACCGAGCAACAAAGCATGGTTACTGGAAGGTGACTGGCAAGGACAAGGTGATCCGTGAGCCAGCAGGGTCGGGGATGATGGGAAGAGATGGCATGGTGATTGGCATGAGGAAGACGTTGGTGTTCTACTTCGGACGCGCCCCCAATTGGCGAAAGAGCGGCTGGGTTATGCATGAGTTCCGCCTTATtatcgggtctctttcaacacCACCCAAG GAGGATTGGGTGCTGTGCAGAGTGTTCCACAAGGGGAAAGGAGTAGGAGACGAGCAAGGCAGCTGCAACGACTGCATGATCACCTGCAGCAGCAATAACATTGATCCCGGCTCTTGGCCAGCCGCTCTCTGCTCGCCGCCACTGCAGCCCGAGCATCTTGCAGGTCCTTCagccgcggcgccggcggcagaTAACCTCGAGCGCCAATCGTTACCGATCAGCTCACTTACTATAAACGACCAGCTGCAGCTGCTGGATAGTGATCAGCTCATGCGCCAAGCAGACGCCATGCTTGATTCCGCAGTGCCTCTGCAGGCAGCAGCAGATAGCTGCTTCGGGTTCCCCGGCGTGGAGCAGGCCAGCACGAGCACCGGCGAGTTGAACTCGTGCTACGGCGGGGACTGCATGCGGGGAATGGAGATGACGTTGCTGCAGGTCGGCGACTGCGATGATGCAGTATACTACGTCTGGGCTTCTAGCTAG